One window from the genome of Roseisolibacter agri encodes:
- a CDS encoding serine/threonine-protein kinase: protein MPEPVVTTSETELRTVVERALTSAYELDREIGRGGMGIVYRAKDRRLKRTIAIKILPPELAYRSEIRSRFLREAETAAQLSHPHIVPIYSVDEAEGLVFFVMACVDGDNLGKRLHERGPLPIEDVRRILAEVADALAYAHARGVVHRDIKPDNILLDRDEDRALVTDFGIARAIIEGSDARLTATGMAIGTPAYMSPEQSAGDREIDGRSDLYSLGVVAYQMLAGELPFQATSTPAMLVKHLSERPVPIEQRRPDTPPDLAAIVMRLLEKEPAHRFSGAAELETVLRDRAVPPASFATTQPPARHAPIPPAPNTPTRGTAPYGTAPYAGAPYAGAPYAPAPTRPAPAGSPFGDAPAYGQVPARLADSGETDLFTPTADDYDRWEAKPVQEFRRKLGWFAIIGSVLFVIGVVGDGDFFGALGLWAVYIAFKYAKLWSNGFDWRDVLREPRDRLFADVAAEWGENCQAFFDRDKRARLRDRERQRRLTTATRPAALPAGAGYRGGDGQGYAGAPPAFNPADLGAHADVARQAVADRDEILRLLSTMPKAERDRIPEVGPSARALADKVQALAAMVADLERNVTPGAAQALEQEIARLEAEANPLDRERSEARVKRLAYLKRQRRATMDMSSRHDAATGKLENCRLALQNMRIDLVRLRTGSGGSPLQVTSVAERAMALAREVDGIVGAAEEVRGAVGAGSRVPQPGRG from the coding sequence ACCGCTCCGAGATCCGATCGCGCTTCCTGCGCGAGGCGGAGACGGCGGCGCAGCTGTCGCACCCGCACATCGTCCCCATCTACTCGGTCGACGAGGCGGAAGGCCTCGTCTTCTTCGTGATGGCGTGCGTCGACGGCGACAACCTGGGCAAGCGCCTCCACGAGCGCGGCCCGCTGCCGATCGAGGACGTGCGGCGCATCCTGGCCGAGGTGGCCGACGCGCTGGCCTACGCCCATGCGCGCGGGGTGGTGCACCGCGACATCAAGCCGGACAACATCCTGCTCGACCGCGACGAGGACCGCGCGCTGGTGACCGACTTCGGCATCGCGCGCGCGATCATCGAGGGGAGCGACGCGCGGCTGACGGCGACCGGCATGGCCATCGGCACGCCGGCCTACATGAGTCCCGAGCAGAGCGCCGGCGACCGCGAGATCGACGGCCGCTCGGACCTCTACTCGCTGGGCGTGGTCGCCTACCAGATGCTGGCGGGCGAGCTGCCGTTCCAGGCGACCAGCACGCCGGCGATGCTGGTGAAGCACCTGTCCGAGCGCCCGGTCCCGATCGAGCAGCGCCGTCCGGACACGCCGCCCGACCTGGCGGCGATCGTGATGCGCCTGCTCGAGAAGGAGCCGGCGCACCGCTTCAGCGGCGCGGCCGAGCTGGAGACGGTGCTGCGCGACCGCGCAGTGCCGCCGGCGTCGTTCGCGACCACGCAGCCGCCTGCGCGCCACGCGCCGATCCCGCCGGCCCCCAACACGCCCACCCGCGGCACGGCGCCCTACGGCACCGCGCCCTACGCCGGCGCGCCGTACGCCGGGGCGCCCTATGCGCCCGCGCCCACGCGCCCCGCGCCCGCGGGCTCGCCGTTCGGCGACGCGCCGGCCTACGGGCAGGTGCCCGCGCGGCTGGCCGACTCCGGGGAGACCGACCTGTTCACCCCGACGGCCGACGACTACGACCGCTGGGAGGCGAAGCCGGTCCAGGAGTTCCGCCGCAAGCTCGGGTGGTTCGCCATCATCGGCTCGGTGCTGTTCGTCATCGGCGTGGTCGGCGACGGCGACTTCTTCGGCGCGCTGGGCCTCTGGGCGGTCTACATCGCCTTCAAGTACGCCAAGCTCTGGTCCAACGGCTTCGACTGGCGCGACGTGCTGCGCGAGCCGCGCGACCGGCTGTTCGCCGACGTGGCGGCCGAGTGGGGCGAGAACTGCCAGGCGTTCTTCGACCGCGACAAGCGGGCGCGCCTGCGCGACCGCGAGCGGCAGCGCCGCCTGACGACCGCCACGCGCCCGGCCGCGCTGCCGGCGGGCGCGGGCTACCGCGGCGGCGACGGCCAGGGCTACGCTGGCGCGCCGCCGGCGTTCAACCCCGCCGACTTGGGCGCCCACGCCGACGTCGCCCGCCAGGCGGTCGCCGACCGGGACGAGATCCTGCGCCTGCTGTCGACGATGCCGAAGGCGGAGCGCGACCGCATCCCCGAGGTCGGCCCGTCGGCCCGCGCCCTCGCCGACAAGGTGCAGGCGCTGGCGGCGATGGTCGCGGACCTGGAGCGCAACGTCACGCCCGGCGCCGCGCAGGCGCTGGAGCAGGAGATCGCGCGGCTCGAGGCCGAGGCCAACCCGCTGGATCGCGAGCGCAGCGAGGCGCGCGTGAAGCGCCTCGCCTACCTCAAGCGGCAGCGGCGCGCGACGATGGACATGAGCAGCCGCCACGACGCCGCGACCGGGAAGCTGGAGAACTGCCGCCTCGCGCTGCAGAACATGCGCATCGACCTGGTGCGGCTGCGCACCGGCTCGGGCGGCTCGCCGCTGCAGGTGACGAGCGTCGCCGAGCGCGCGATGGCCCTCGCCCGCGAGGTCGACGGCATCGTCGGGGCGGCCGAGGAAGTGCGCGGGGCGGTCGGCGCGGGCTCGCGCGTGCCGCAGCCGGGCCGCGGTTGA
- a CDS encoding serine/threonine-protein kinase has translation MTDLLLDRVVAAIGDRFEIGDELGRGGMAVVYRAREVRLRRAVALKVLPPELAFRTGVRERFLREAQTAAQLTHPHIVPIYAADESGGVAWLAMALVDGETLGQRMQREGRVAPDVARRILAEVADALAYAHAHGVVHRDVKPDNILLDRDSGRATVTDFGIARAAEEELRLTVTGVAIGSPAYMSPEQAMGEAEVDGRSDQYSLAVVGYQLLTGELPFQASSATAMLMKHVAEAPRPIASLRPDVPPAMAAAIERALAKKPADRWPDASAFRRALLDTRAPAAPAAPAPMPDANGASTLPKPARPPAPAPGDPFTVIVPTVGARPAPEAPAAPPGPGQIPSVRDAMASAMRQVDRALADVGPLVHDAMDRARRGAVPVPPAAEPPARPPQTPTEWRASQKQAEREWKEHLRAQRREWRERQQEQQAQWKDHWRDAPAQGAAQGNLPVPLSRGEVPGNHPLGGMPMAGAPTRLPRVAVQSEALPPLSLERRAELFRRKAGSVMMLLAFLTLVNALHLFLPPWVLFPAFGMGRDLRRRWRPLRDEGLRFWELMFEGPQAAVAGAQVRPTRGRGAMQLQERARRFRRHVRRGAVSAVVSILSLIIGVNANVEPLVVPVILFGFLALYSAVGALRHGRRLRRAGVSLEGVMGRQWEELIATAEPRPRDEILAEEASRLVGSDVLASAYGSALRGALDDRLVVRETLGKLAPADRALIPDVLPTINALVERIAGLVQSLSRLEGDVRAGQVEELDARLARARAEPAGSPDRDRKISLLERQRASLADLAQRRATMLAQLENAQLVLQNMKLDLLKLRAAGVGALAEVTTATQEARALSRDIQYALDAAAEVRAR, from the coding sequence ATGACCGACCTGCTGCTGGACCGCGTCGTCGCCGCCATCGGTGACCGCTTCGAGATCGGCGACGAGCTGGGTCGCGGCGGCATGGCGGTCGTCTACCGCGCGCGCGAGGTGCGCCTGCGCCGCGCCGTCGCGCTCAAGGTGCTGCCCCCCGAGCTGGCCTTCCGCACGGGCGTGCGCGAGCGCTTCCTGCGCGAGGCGCAGACGGCCGCGCAGCTGACGCACCCGCACATCGTCCCGATCTACGCCGCCGACGAGTCGGGCGGCGTCGCCTGGCTCGCCATGGCGCTGGTCGACGGCGAGACCCTCGGCCAGCGCATGCAGCGCGAGGGGCGCGTGGCGCCCGACGTCGCGCGGCGGATCCTCGCCGAGGTGGCGGACGCGCTGGCGTACGCGCACGCGCACGGCGTCGTGCACCGCGACGTGAAGCCCGACAACATCCTCCTCGACCGCGACAGCGGGCGCGCCACGGTCACCGACTTCGGGATCGCGCGCGCGGCGGAGGAGGAGCTGCGGCTGACGGTCACCGGCGTCGCCATCGGCTCGCCCGCGTACATGAGCCCCGAGCAGGCGATGGGCGAGGCGGAGGTGGACGGGCGCTCCGACCAGTACTCGCTGGCCGTCGTGGGCTACCAGCTGCTCACGGGCGAGCTGCCGTTCCAGGCGAGCAGCGCGACGGCGATGCTGATGAAGCACGTCGCCGAGGCGCCGCGCCCGATCGCGTCGCTGCGCCCGGACGTGCCGCCCGCGATGGCCGCGGCGATCGAGCGCGCGCTGGCCAAGAAGCCCGCGGACCGCTGGCCCGACGCGTCGGCGTTCCGCCGCGCGCTGCTGGACACGCGGGCGCCCGCTGCGCCGGCGGCGCCGGCTCCCATGCCGGATGCGAACGGCGCGTCGACCCTGCCGAAGCCCGCGCGGCCGCCCGCGCCGGCGCCGGGCGACCCGTTCACGGTCATCGTGCCGACGGTCGGCGCGCGGCCGGCCCCCGAGGCGCCGGCCGCGCCGCCCGGGCCCGGCCAGATCCCGAGCGTGCGCGACGCGATGGCGTCGGCGATGCGCCAGGTGGACCGCGCGCTGGCCGACGTCGGCCCACTGGTGCACGACGCCATGGATCGGGCGCGTCGTGGCGCGGTGCCCGTGCCGCCCGCCGCCGAGCCGCCGGCGCGGCCGCCGCAGACGCCCACCGAGTGGCGCGCGTCGCAGAAGCAGGCGGAGCGCGAGTGGAAGGAGCACCTGCGCGCGCAGCGCCGGGAATGGCGCGAGCGCCAGCAGGAGCAGCAGGCGCAGTGGAAGGACCACTGGAGGGACGCGCCCGCGCAGGGGGCGGCCCAGGGCAACCTGCCGGTCCCGCTCTCGCGGGGCGAGGTGCCCGGCAACCACCCCCTCGGCGGGATGCCGATGGCGGGGGCGCCGACGCGCCTGCCGCGAGTCGCGGTGCAGTCCGAGGCGCTGCCGCCGCTCTCCCTCGAGCGGCGCGCGGAGCTGTTCCGCCGGAAGGCGGGCAGCGTGATGATGCTGCTCGCCTTCCTGACGCTCGTGAACGCGCTGCACCTCTTCCTCCCGCCGTGGGTGCTGTTCCCCGCGTTCGGGATGGGGCGCGACCTGCGCCGCCGCTGGCGCCCGCTGCGCGACGAGGGGCTGCGCTTCTGGGAGCTGATGTTCGAGGGGCCGCAGGCGGCGGTCGCCGGCGCGCAGGTGCGCCCCACGCGCGGCCGCGGCGCGATGCAGCTGCAGGAACGCGCGCGCCGCTTCCGACGGCACGTCCGCCGCGGGGCGGTGTCCGCCGTCGTGTCGATCCTCTCGCTGATCATCGGCGTCAACGCGAACGTCGAGCCGCTCGTCGTCCCGGTCATCCTCTTCGGGTTCCTGGCGCTGTACTCGGCCGTCGGCGCGCTGCGCCACGGGCGCCGGCTGCGGCGCGCCGGGGTGTCGCTGGAAGGCGTGATGGGGCGCCAGTGGGAGGAGCTGATCGCCACGGCCGAACCGCGCCCGCGCGACGAGATCCTGGCCGAGGAGGCGTCGCGCCTCGTGGGGAGCGACGTGCTCGCGAGCGCCTACGGGTCCGCGCTGCGCGGCGCCCTCGACGACCGCCTGGTGGTGCGCGAGACGTTGGGCAAGCTGGCGCCGGCGGACCGCGCGCTGATCCCCGACGTGCTGCCGACGATCAACGCCCTCGTCGAGCGCATCGCCGGGCTGGTGCAGTCGCTGTCGCGGCTGGAAGGCGACGTGCGCGCGGGGCAGGTGGAGGAGCTGGATGCCCGGCTCGCCCGCGCCCGCGCCGAGCCCGCCGGCTCGCCGGACCGCGACCGCAAGATCTCGCTGCTGGAGCGGCAGCGCGCCTCGCTCGCCGACCTCGCGCAGCGCCGCGCGACGATGCTCGCGCAGCTGGAGAACGCGCAGCTCGTGCTGCAGAACATGAAGCTGGACCTGCTGAAGCTGCGCGCCGCGGGCGTCGGCGCGCTGGCCGAGGTGACGACGGCCACGCAGGAGGCGCGGGCGCTGTCGCGCGACATCCAGTACGCGCTGGACGCGGCCGCCGAGGTGCGCGCGCGCTAG
- a CDS encoding MXAN_6640 family putative metalloprotease: MASVRPLAAVLAALVVGACADDASAPLAPAVPAAPRLAVSPGQTQQELKSALDLIEDDYDAGALDKENVNRYREYAVSSPDKLPSKYRSSARGKDATLSMVQMARDWSTLSAATRKEIRDLRANGFGNLKQTKETAHYVLHYTTQGDWAVPARDADRNGTPDFIDAAAASWEQIWQREVVQLGYDAPKLTTDAAGNPTNKFHVYYKDMPYYGYCMPENVELTTTSPVPLGTASAWIAVENDFVGFPPNDEDVTGTEVVRTGALKVTQAHEFMHALQFNINVYQSGWLFESHATWAEDAVYDGINDWHWYINRFLRTPDLPVTSRFVYGSAFFLNWVSERAGVDAPRQIWLAARANTATEAVRLAGLGGSWASIAAFAPAQATLAIDDFSGGATSVIPNPNTTLLRRATHDAYPVSVQVPAATKQAANGAPWGLGSNFVDFVPTATSETLTLTVDGADGHAWRAYAILTSKSGTTSVEPITLNASSAGTLTVRGFGRSVAKVTLAVTIAAREGVQVPFSYGATLGGTLAN; the protein is encoded by the coding sequence ATGGCTTCCGTTCGCCCCCTCGCCGCCGTGCTGGCGGCCCTCGTCGTCGGCGCGTGTGCCGACGACGCGTCCGCGCCCCTCGCGCCGGCGGTCCCGGCCGCCCCGCGTCTGGCGGTCTCGCCCGGGCAGACCCAGCAGGAGCTGAAGTCCGCCCTCGACCTGATCGAGGACGACTACGACGCGGGCGCGCTCGACAAGGAGAACGTCAACCGCTACCGCGAGTACGCGGTCTCGTCGCCGGACAAGCTCCCGTCCAAGTACCGCAGCTCGGCGCGCGGGAAGGACGCGACGCTGTCGATGGTGCAGATGGCGCGCGACTGGTCCACGCTCTCGGCCGCGACGCGCAAGGAGATCCGCGACCTGCGCGCGAACGGCTTCGGGAACCTGAAGCAGACGAAGGAGACGGCGCACTACGTCCTGCACTACACGACGCAGGGCGACTGGGCCGTGCCCGCGCGCGACGCGGACCGCAACGGCACGCCCGACTTCATCGACGCCGCCGCGGCCAGCTGGGAGCAGATCTGGCAGCGCGAGGTCGTGCAGCTCGGCTACGACGCGCCCAAGCTGACGACCGACGCCGCCGGCAACCCGACGAACAAGTTCCACGTGTACTACAAGGACATGCCGTATTACGGCTACTGCATGCCCGAGAACGTGGAGCTGACGACCACGAGCCCGGTGCCCCTCGGCACCGCGTCGGCGTGGATCGCCGTCGAGAACGACTTCGTCGGCTTCCCGCCGAACGACGAGGACGTCACGGGGACGGAGGTCGTGCGCACGGGCGCGCTGAAGGTGACGCAGGCGCACGAGTTCATGCACGCGCTGCAGTTCAACATCAACGTCTACCAGTCCGGGTGGCTGTTCGAGTCGCACGCCACGTGGGCGGAGGACGCGGTGTACGACGGCATCAACGACTGGCACTGGTACATCAACCGCTTCCTGCGCACGCCGGACCTGCCGGTGACGTCGCGGTTCGTGTACGGCTCCGCGTTCTTCCTCAACTGGGTGAGCGAGCGCGCGGGCGTGGATGCGCCGCGCCAGATCTGGCTCGCCGCGCGGGCCAACACCGCGACCGAGGCGGTGCGCCTCGCGGGGCTCGGCGGCTCGTGGGCGTCGATCGCGGCGTTCGCGCCCGCGCAGGCGACGCTCGCGATCGACGACTTCTCGGGCGGCGCGACGTCGGTGATCCCGAACCCGAACACCACGCTGCTCCGGCGCGCCACGCACGACGCCTATCCGGTGAGCGTGCAGGTGCCCGCGGCCACCAAGCAGGCGGCCAACGGCGCGCCATGGGGCCTCGGCTCCAACTTCGTCGACTTCGTGCCCACGGCGACCAGCGAGACGCTGACGCTCACCGTCGACGGCGCGGACGGCCACGCGTGGCGCGCGTACGCGATCCTCACGAGCAAGAGCGGCACGACGAGCGTCGAGCCGATCACGCTGAATGCGTCGAGCGCGGGCACGCTGACGGTGCGCGGCTTCGGCCGGTCGGTGGCGAAGGTCACGCTCGCGGTGACGATCGCCGCGCGCGAGGGCGTGCAGGTGCCGTTCAGCTACGGCGCCACGCTCGGCGGCACGCTCGCGAACTGA
- a CDS encoding tetratricopeptide repeat protein — MSRVDTFRAMVAQHPENALARFGLANELLKARLWDEAVEHLRIYLGKYDDEGNGWGRLAEALLALDRADEARDALQKGIAASHRFGHVGMANELEARLEELDDA; from the coding sequence ATGTCACGCGTCGACACCTTCCGCGCCATGGTGGCGCAGCATCCCGAGAACGCGCTCGCGCGCTTCGGCCTCGCCAACGAGCTGCTGAAGGCGCGGCTGTGGGACGAGGCGGTCGAGCATCTGCGCATCTACCTCGGGAAGTACGACGACGAGGGGAACGGGTGGGGACGCCTCGCGGAAGCGCTGCTCGCGCTCGACCGCGCCGACGAGGCACGCGACGCGCTGCAGAAGGGGATCGCCGCGTCGCACCGCTTCGGGCACGTCGGCATGGCGAACGAGCTGGAGGCGCGCCTGGAGGAGCTGGACGACGCCTGA